In Gigantopelta aegis isolate Gae_Host chromosome 6, Gae_host_genome, whole genome shotgun sequence, the following are encoded in one genomic region:
- the LOC121374777 gene encoding LIM domain-containing protein A-like, with product MSKSVQPHLTLAQHQGQERHPHIHSVFSKSVQPHLTLAQHQGQERHPHIHSVFSKSVQPHLTLAQHQGQERHPHIHSVFSKSVQPHLTLAQHQGQERHPHIHSVFSKSVQPHLTLAQHQGQERHPHIHSVFSKSVQPHLTLAQHQGQERHPHIHSVFSKSVQPHLTLAQHQGQERHPHIHSVFSKSVQPHLTLAQHQGQERHPHIHSVFSKSVQPHLTLAQHQGQERHPHIHSVFSKSVQPHLTLAQHQGQERHPHIHSVFSKSVQPHLTLAQHQGQERHPHIHSVFSKSVQPHLTLAQHQGQERHPHIHSVFSKSVQPHLTLAQHQGQERHPHIHSVFSKSVQPHLTLAQHQGQERHPHIHSVFSKSVQPHLTLAQHQGQERHPHIHSIFSKSVQPHLTLAQHQGQERHPHIHSIFSKSVQPHQLTLAQHQGQKRHSHIHSVFSKSEQ from the coding sequence TAAGTCCGTGCAGCCACACCTAACACTTGCCCAGCACCAAGGCCAGGAGAGACATCCTCACATACATTCCGTTTTCAGTAAGTCCGTGCAGCCACACCTAACACTTGCCCAGCACCAAGGCCAGGAGAGACATCCTCACATACATTCCGTTTTCAGTAAGTCCGTGCAGCCACACCTAACACTTGCCCAGCACCAAGGCCAGGAGAGACATCCTCACATACATTCCGTTTTCAGTAAGTCCGTGCAGCCACACCTAACACTTGCCCAGCACCAAGGCCAGGAGAGACATCCTCACATACATTCCGTTTTCAGTAAGTCCGTGCAGCCACACCTAACACTTGCCCAGCACCAAGGCCAGGAGAGACATCCTCACATACATTCCGTTTTCAGTAAGTCCGTGCAGCCACACCTAACACTTGCCCAGCACCAAGGCCAGGAGAGACATCCTCACATACATTCCGTTTTCAGTAAGTCCGTGCAGCCACACCTAACACTTGCCCAGCACCAAGGCCAGGAGAGACATCCTCACATACATTCCGTTTTCAGTAAGTCCGTGCAGCCACACCTAACACTTGCCCAGCACCAAGGCCAGGAGAGACATCCTCACATACATTCCGTTTTCAGTAAGTCCGTGCAGCCACACCTAACACTTGCCCAGCACCAAGGCCAGGAGAGACATCCTCACATACATTCCGTTTTCAGTAAGTCCGTGCAGCCACACCTAACACTTGCCCAGCACCAAGGCCAGGAGAGACATCCTCACATACATTCCGTTTTCAGTAAGTCCGTGCAGCCACACCTAACACTTGCCCAGCACCAAGGCCAGGAGAGACATCCTCACATACATTCCGTTTTCAGTAAGTCCGTGCAGCCACACCTAACACTTGCCCAGCACCAAGGCCAGGAGAGACATCCTCACATACATTCCGTTTTCAGTAAGTCCGTGCAGCCACACCTAACACTTGCCCAGCACCAAGGCCAGGAGAGACATCCTCACATACATTCCGTTTTCAGTAAGTCCGTGCAGCCACACCTAACACTTGCCCAGCACCAAGGCCAGGAGAGACATCCTCACATACATTCCGTTTTCAGTAAGTCCGTGCAGCCACACCTAACACTTGCCCAGCACCAAGGCCAGGAGAGACATCCTCACATACATTCCATTTTCAGTAAGTCCGTGCAGCCACACCTAACACTTGCCCAGCACCAAGGCCAGGAGAGACATCCTCACATACATTCCATTTTCAGTAAGTCCGTGCAGCCACATCAGCTAACACTTGCCCAGCACCAAGGCCAGAAGCGACATTCTCATATACATTCCGTTTTCAGTAAGTCCGAGCAGTAA